From a region of the Dictyostelium discoideum AX4 chromosome 2 chromosome, whole genome shotgun sequence genome:
- the amtA gene encoding ammonium transporter — protein MVAGEIIKGVAAEITNGSSSSVVQKYLDCANQVAPDPGNTTWVLLSTILVLGMMPALAFFEAGLLRSKNTLSIITQIMSGIVVLTVMWQAFGYSLTFGPDQKGIIGNLDHAFLINVSYDDCSPNAPNIPAAAYAFFMMMFANITPLLMTGAFAERVKFKAFIALTVAWEIIVFYPVAHWIWGGGWLHKYFGVLDFAGGIVIHTSAGVSALVIALYVGRRKDFEKYGGEFPPSNLPLATIGAALLWMGWFGFNAGSALAAGNIATSAVASTQIGGSFSAIVWIILSAAKGKPNTVSVINGVIAGLAGITPASGYINSQYSIGLGICLGLASYYSVVLLKHKLHIDDALDVSSVHGLTGIIGSLAIGFCAELSVNPNGANGAFYGNPKLIGTQLLGVVSVAVWAAAWTWVLLKIIDATIGVKIDESEEELGLDLVEHGEFAYHNISLQGNENHYSSVINSHDFFK, from the exons atggtagcaggagaaataataaaaggtGTTGCAGCCGAAATAACAAAcggttcatcatcatcagttgTTCAAAAATATCTTGATTGTGCAAATCAAGTAGCACCAGATCCAGGTAATACAACATGGGTTTTACTTTCAACTATTTTAGTATTAGGTATGATGCCTGCACTCGCATTCTTTGAAGCAGGTCTCTTAAGAAGTAAAAATACACTTTCAATTATCACACAAATTATGTCTGGTATTGTAGTTTTAACTGTCATGTGGCAAGCATTTGGTTATTCATTAACTTTTGGCCCAGATCAA aaAGGTATTATTGGTAATTTAGATCAtgcatttttaattaatgtttCATATGACGATTGTTCACCAAATGCACCAAATATTCCAGCAGCAGCTTATGCATTCTTTATGATGATGTTTGCAAATATTACACCATTATTGATGACTGGTGCATTCGCAGAAAGAGTTAAATTCAAAGCATTCATCGCACTCACCGTTGCTTGGGAAATTATTGTTTTCTATCCAGTTGCTCATTGGATTTGGGGTGGTGGTTGGTTACATAAATATTTTGGTGTTTTAGATTTTGCTGGTGGTATTGTTATTCATACAAGTGCTGGTGTTAGTGCTTTAGTTATTGCATTAT atGTTGGTAGAAGaaaagattttgaaaaatatggTGGTGAATTCCCACCATCAAATTTACCATTAGCAACAATTGGAGCAGCATTATTATGGATGGGTTGGTTTGGTTTTAATGCAGGTAGTGCATTAGCAGCAGGTAATATTGCAACATCAGCAGTAGCAAGCACACAAATTGGTGGTAGTTTTTCAGCTATTGTTTGGATCATCCTTTCTGCCGCCAAAGGAAAACCAAATACTGTATCGGTTATCAATGGTGTTATTGCAGGTTTAGCAGGTATCACACCAGCATCTGGTTATATCAATAGTCAATATTCAATTGGGTTGGGTATTTGTTTAGGTTTAGCTTCTTACTATTCcgttgtattattaaaacataaaCTTCACATCGATGATGCTTTAGACGTTAGCTCTGTACATGGTTTAACTGGTATTATTGGTTCATTGGCAATTGGTTTCTGTGCTGAACTCTCTGTTAATCCAAATGGTGCAAATGGTGCTTTCTATGGTAATCCAAAATTAATTGGTACTCAATTACTCGGTGTCGTTTCTGTCGCTGTTTGGGCTGCCGCTTGGACTTGGGTCCTCTTAAAGATTATCGATGCCACTATCGGTGTTAAAATCGATGAATCTGAAGAAGAATTAGGTCTCGATCTCGTCGAACATGGTGAATTCGCTTATCATAATATCTCACTTCAAGGTAATGAAAATCATTATTCATCTGTTATTAATAGtcatgatttttttaaataa